In the genome of Mycobacterium kansasii ATCC 12478, one region contains:
- a CDS encoding aldehyde dehydrogenase family protein, whose translation MTVFARPGSAGALMSYESRYENFIGGEWMAPAQGRYFENLTPVTGQPFCEIARSDEADVDKALDAAHAAAPGWAKTAPAARAAILNKIADRIDENRAALAVAEVWDNGKPVREALAADIPLAADHFRYFAAAIRAQEGTLSQIDEDTVAYHFHEPLGVVGQIIPWNFPILMGAWKLAPALAAGNAVVLKPAEQTPASVLYLMTLIADLLPPGVVNVVNGFGFEAGKPLASSNRIAKVAFTGETTTGRLIMQYASQNLIPVTLELGGKSPNIFFSDVMAANDDFQDKALEGFTMFALNQGEVCTCPSRSLIQADIYDEFLELAAIRTKAVRQGDPLNTETMLGSQASNDQLEKILSYIEIGKEDGAKVITGGERADLGGDLAGGFYLQPTIFAGNNAMRIFQEEIFGPVVAVASFTDYDDAIGIANDTLYGLGAGVWSRDGNTAYRAGRDIQAGRVWVNCYHVYPPHAAFGGYKLSGFGRECHKMALEHYQQTKNLMVSYSDKALGLF comes from the coding sequence ATGACCGTCTTTGCACGTCCGGGTTCCGCCGGTGCGCTGATGTCGTACGAATCCCGGTACGAGAACTTCATCGGCGGCGAATGGATGGCACCCGCCCAGGGCCGCTACTTCGAAAATCTCACGCCGGTGACCGGCCAGCCGTTCTGCGAGATAGCGCGGTCCGACGAAGCCGACGTCGACAAGGCGCTCGACGCCGCGCACGCCGCGGCGCCGGGATGGGCCAAGACCGCGCCGGCCGCGCGGGCGGCGATCCTGAACAAAATCGCCGACCGCATCGACGAGAACCGGGCCGCTCTGGCCGTGGCCGAAGTGTGGGACAACGGCAAACCCGTCAGGGAGGCGCTGGCCGCCGACATCCCGCTAGCCGCCGACCATTTCCGGTATTTCGCCGCGGCGATCCGCGCCCAGGAGGGCACCCTCTCCCAGATCGACGAGGACACCGTCGCCTACCACTTCCACGAGCCGCTCGGCGTGGTCGGTCAGATCATTCCGTGGAACTTCCCCATTCTGATGGGCGCCTGGAAACTGGCGCCGGCGCTGGCGGCCGGCAACGCGGTGGTGCTCAAACCCGCCGAGCAGACGCCGGCCTCGGTGCTGTACCTGATGACGCTGATCGCCGACCTGCTGCCGCCGGGAGTGGTCAACGTGGTCAACGGATTCGGCTTCGAGGCGGGAAAACCGCTGGCGTCCAGCAACCGGATCGCCAAGGTGGCCTTCACCGGGGAGACCACGACCGGTCGGCTGATCATGCAATATGCCTCCCAGAACCTGATCCCGGTCACCCTGGAACTCGGCGGCAAGAGCCCCAACATCTTCTTCTCCGACGTGATGGCGGCCAATGACGATTTCCAGGACAAGGCGCTGGAGGGCTTCACGATGTTCGCCCTCAACCAGGGCGAGGTGTGCACCTGCCCGTCGCGCAGCCTGATCCAGGCCGACATCTACGACGAGTTCCTGGAACTGGCCGCGATCCGGACCAAGGCGGTTCGGCAAGGTGACCCGCTGAACACCGAGACGATGCTGGGCTCGCAGGCCTCCAACGATCAGCTCGAGAAGATCTTGTCCTACATCGAGATCGGCAAGGAAGATGGGGCCAAGGTCATCACCGGCGGCGAGCGCGCCGACCTGGGAGGTGACCTGGCCGGCGGGTTCTACCTGCAGCCCACGATTTTCGCCGGCAACAACGCGATGCGGATCTTCCAGGAGGAGATCTTCGGGCCGGTCGTCGCCGTCGCCTCCTTCACCGACTACGACGACGCGATCGGCATTGCCAACGACACTCTCTATGGTCTGGGCGCGGGCGTGTGGAGCCGCGACGGCAATACCGCCTACCGGGCCGGGCGCGACATCCAGGCCGGACGGGTGTGGGTCAACTGCTACCACGTCTATCCACCGCATGCGGCGTTCGGCGGCTACAAGCTGTCCGGCTTCGGCCGCGAGTGCCACAAGATGGCGCTCGAGCACTACCAGCAAACCAAGAACCTGATGGTGTCCTACAGCGACAAGGCGCTCGGGTTGTTCTGA
- a CDS encoding PPE domain-containing protein, with the protein MTTPGWSAAPPEVHSALLCAGPGPGSLLVAAETWTTLSAAYASVAEELTAVLAGMQAGMWDGPTAECCVAAYAPYAAWLLQASADSAQAAAAHEAAATAYVSALATMPTLAELAANHATHAVLVATNFFGLNTIPIALNEADYVRMWVQAATTMSVYEMSTAALLSSVPCTSPAPVIVKPGAAIAGNVARAAALPDPIDRLLNELLLLIVSEWFNSVLAIFESFLLILWGPEFFIKALWFLLTGHFGAALVLLENYLLIWYFFPLSLAWQVLTDPLIVAGAILEWILGGAGFGLIPALSTSVAGGMALSTATLAAADSSVAALTAAPAAGGAVGTLGPLAGASAVLPQAPLVSAVTTGGAPGISASVAAADQGAAVMGFAGTVPAGAAVPAAGLATIGGAESAGGARVPMLPTGWEPGSLDAAHTVLASV; encoded by the coding sequence ATGACGACGCCGGGGTGGTCGGCTGCGCCACCGGAGGTGCATTCGGCATTACTGTGTGCGGGTCCGGGACCGGGTTCGTTGCTGGTCGCGGCGGAAACCTGGACAACGCTGAGTGCGGCGTACGCGTCGGTGGCCGAAGAATTGACTGCGGTGCTCGCCGGGATGCAAGCCGGCATGTGGGACGGTCCCACCGCGGAATGTTGCGTCGCTGCCTATGCACCGTATGCGGCGTGGTTGCTGCAAGCCAGCGCCGATAGTGCCCAAGCCGCTGCTGCCCACGAGGCCGCGGCAACGGCCTATGTGAGTGCCTTGGCGACGATGCCGACGTTGGCCGAGTTGGCGGCCAACCATGCCACCCATGCCGTGTTGGTGGCTACGAATTTCTTTGGCCTCAACACGATCCCGATCGCGCTCAATGAGGCCGACTATGTGCGGATGTGGGTCCAAGCCGCTACCACGATGAGCGTTTACGAAATGTCCACTGCCGCTCTCCTGTCATCCGTACCATGCACGAGTCCGGCACCGGTCATCGTCAAACCCGGAGCCGCTATCGCCGGCAACGTCGCCAGAGCCGCCGCCCTTCCCGACCCGATTGATAGATTATTGAATGAGCTACTGCTATTAATTGTGAGCGAATGGTTCAATAGCGTACTGGCGATCTTTGAGTCATTTTTGTTGATTTTATGGGGACCGGAATTCTTTATCAAAGCGCTTTGGTTCCTTTTGACTGGCCACTTTGGCGCCGCCCTTGTTTTGCTGGAGAATTATCTCCTAATCTGGTACTTTTTCCCTTTGTCATTGGCTTGGCAGGTACTGACAGATCCTCTCATCGTCGCAGGCGCGATCCTCGAATGGATTCTCGGCGGCGCCGGTTTCGGTCTTATTCCGGCTTTGTCGACGTCAGTTGCTGGGGGAATGGCGCTGTCGACGGCTACGTTGGCTGCTGCCGACTCGAGCGTGGCTGCGCTGACAGCCGCGCCGGCGGCGGGTGGGGCTGTTGGCACCCTGGGGCCGTTGGCGGGCGCATCGGCGGTATTGCCGCAAGCCCCGTTGGTATCGGCAGTAACGACCGGGGGCGCGCCGGGGATATCGGCCTCGGTGGCGGCTGCCGATCAGGGTGCTGCAGTGATGGGGTTTGCCGGGACCGTGCCCGCCGGCGCAGCGGTGCCGGCGGCCGGGTTGGCCACGATCGGCGGCGCCGAGTCGGCTGGTGGCGCGCGGGTTCCCATGCTGCCGACCGGTTGGGAGCCGGGGTCGCTCGACGCTGCGCACACCGTGCTCGCGAGCGTCTAA
- a CDS encoding DUF779 domain-containing protein, with protein MVAPPGVVITASAAELLARLHEQHGPLMFHQSGGCCDGSSPMCYPHGDFLVGDRDVLLGVLDVTEEGVPVWISGPQYQAQYREQHTQLVIDVVPGRGSGFSLEAPEGVRFLSRGRVFTDEEKALVKGIPVITGLAYARGERPPVRGEVVADNSPGACRATGA; from the coding sequence ATGGTTGCGCCGCCCGGTGTGGTCATCACCGCGTCCGCCGCCGAGTTGCTGGCCCGGCTGCACGAGCAGCACGGTCCGCTGATGTTTCACCAGTCCGGCGGCTGCTGCGACGGGTCGTCGCCCATGTGCTACCCGCACGGGGACTTCCTCGTCGGTGACCGCGACGTCCTGCTCGGCGTGCTCGATGTGACGGAAGAGGGCGTGCCGGTATGGATCTCCGGTCCGCAGTACCAGGCTCAATATCGCGAGCAGCACACCCAACTGGTGATCGACGTGGTGCCGGGCCGCGGGAGCGGGTTCAGCCTGGAAGCCCCCGAGGGCGTGCGCTTTCTCAGTCGCGGCCGGGTCTTCACCGACGAGGAGAAGGCCCTGGTCAAAGGTATTCCGGTGATCACCGGCCTGGCTTACGCGCGCGGTGAGCGGCCGCCGGTACGAGGTGAGGTTGTCGCCGACAACTCGCCGGGAGCGTGCCGGGCCACCGGGGCGTGA
- the ramB gene encoding acetate metabolism transcriptional regulator RamB yields MSKTFVGSRVRQLRSERGFSQAALAQMLEISPSYLNQIEHDVRPLTVAVLLRITEVFGVDATFFASQDDTRLVAELREVTLDRDLDIDVDPTEVAEMVGAHPALARAMVNLHRRYRITTAQLAAATEERFSDGSGTGSITMPHEEVRDYFYQRQNYLHELDTAAEDLTVQMRMHHGDLGSELTRRLTEVHGVHINKRIDLGDGVLHRYDPASKTLEISNHLAPGQQLFKMAAELAYLEFGDLIDTLVEEGKFTSDESHTLARLGLANYFAAAAVLPYRQFHDVAENFRYDVERLSAFYSVSYETIAHRLSTLQRPSMRGVPFSFIRVDRAGNMSKRQSATGFHFSSSGGTCPLWNVYETFANPGKILVQIAQMPDGRNYMWVARTVERRAARYGQPGKTFAIGLGCELRHAHRLVYSEGLDLSGDPNTTATPIGAGCRVCERDNCPQRAFPALGRALDLDEHRSTVSPYLVKQP; encoded by the coding sequence GTGTCCAAGACGTTCGTCGGCTCCCGGGTCCGCCAGCTGCGGAGCGAGCGCGGGTTCAGCCAGGCGGCGCTGGCCCAGATGCTCGAGATCTCGCCGAGCTACCTCAACCAGATCGAGCACGACGTCCGCCCGCTGACGGTGGCGGTGCTGCTCCGGATCACCGAGGTGTTCGGGGTGGACGCGACCTTCTTCGCCTCCCAGGACGACACCCGGCTGGTCGCCGAGTTGCGGGAGGTCACCCTGGACCGCGACCTGGATATCGACGTGGACCCGACCGAGGTCGCCGAAATGGTCGGTGCACACCCGGCCCTGGCGCGGGCGATGGTCAATCTGCACCGGCGTTACCGCATCACCACCGCGCAGCTGGCCGCCGCCACCGAGGAGCGGTTTTCCGACGGTAGTGGCACCGGGTCGATCACCATGCCGCACGAGGAAGTGCGTGACTACTTCTACCAGCGCCAGAATTACCTGCACGAGCTGGACACCGCCGCCGAGGACCTGACGGTCCAGATGCGGATGCACCACGGAGACCTGGGCAGCGAGTTGACGCGCCGGCTCACCGAGGTCCACGGCGTGCATATCAACAAGCGAATCGACCTCGGCGACGGCGTGCTGCACCGCTACGACCCCGCGTCCAAGACGCTGGAGATCAGCAATCACCTCGCCCCCGGTCAGCAATTGTTCAAGATGGCCGCCGAGCTGGCGTACCTCGAATTCGGCGACCTGATCGACACCCTGGTCGAAGAGGGCAAGTTCACCAGCGACGAGTCGCACACACTGGCCCGGCTGGGGCTGGCCAATTACTTCGCGGCGGCCGCGGTGCTGCCCTACCGCCAATTCCACGACGTCGCCGAGAATTTCCGCTACGACGTCGAGCGCCTGTCGGCGTTCTACTCGGTGAGCTACGAGACCATCGCACACCGGCTGTCGACGCTGCAACGGCCGTCGATGCGTGGCGTGCCATTCTCCTTCATCCGCGTCGACCGGGCCGGCAACATGTCGAAACGCCAGTCCGCCACGGGTTTTCACTTCTCCTCCAGCGGCGGCACCTGTCCGCTGTGGAACGTCTACGAGACGTTCGCCAATCCGGGCAAGATCCTGGTGCAGATCGCCCAGATGCCCGACGGGCGCAACTACATGTGGGTGGCCCGTACCGTGGAACGACGTGCCGCCCGGTATGGTCAGCCCGGTAAAACCTTCGCGATCGGACTGGGTTGCGAACTTCGCCACGCGCACCGACTCGTCTACTCGGAAGGACTCGACTTGTCCGGGGATCCGAACACCACCGCAACACCGATCGGCGCGGGTTGCCGGGTATGCGAACGCGACAATTGTCCGCAGCGGGCCTTCCCCGCGCTGGGCCGCGCGCTCGACCTCGACGAGCATCGCAGTACGGTGTCGCCCTACCTGGTCAAGCAGCCATGA
- a CDS encoding carboxymuconolactone decarboxylase family protein, which produces MTGDQVARIPSGRLRQLGPVNWVLAKLGARAVRAPEMHLFTTLGYRQSLFWAWLIYGGRLLRGRLPRIDTELVILRVAHLRSCEYELQHHRRMARAAGLDAQTQATIFAWPDVPGGDGPRKVLSARQQALLKATDELIKDRSITTETWQQLATHLKQRQLIEFCMLATQYDGLAATITALNIPLDNPR; this is translated from the coding sequence ATGACCGGGGACCAGGTCGCCCGCATCCCGTCGGGCCGGTTGCGCCAGCTGGGACCGGTCAACTGGGTCCTCGCAAAGCTGGGAGCCCGTGCGGTCCGAGCGCCGGAGATGCACCTGTTCACCACGCTGGGCTACCGCCAGTCGCTGTTCTGGGCCTGGCTGATCTACGGCGGCCGGCTGCTGCGCGGACGGCTGCCCCGCATCGACACCGAGCTGGTGATTCTGCGGGTGGCACATTTGCGATCGTGCGAATACGAGCTGCAGCACCATCGCCGGATGGCGCGCGCCGCGGGGCTGGATGCGCAGACCCAGGCCACGATCTTCGCGTGGCCGGACGTTCCGGGGGGCGACGGGCCCCGGAAGGTACTCAGCGCGCGGCAGCAGGCGTTGTTGAAGGCGACCGACGAGTTGATCAAGGACCGGTCGATCACCACCGAAACCTGGCAGCAGCTGGCGACCCACCTCAAACAGCGGCAGCTGATCGAATTCTGCATGCTCGCAACGCAATACGACGGGCTCGCGGCGACGATAACGGCGCTCAACATTCCGTTGGACAACCCGCGCTAG
- a CDS encoding prolyl oligopeptidase family serine peptidase, translating into MTSEAPDDPYLWLEDVTGESALDWVRARNGPAMAQFCSGEFERMRAEALEVLDTDTRIPYVVRRGDYLYNFWRDAANPRGLWRRTTLDSYRADKPEWDVLIDVDELGRVDGRKWVWAGAGVIEPDHTLALVSLSPGGSDASVVREFDMRTRQFVDGGFELPEAKSQITWQDPDTVLVGTDFGADSLTESGYPRVVKRWRRGTPLAEAQTVFEGARADVRVMASVDRTPGFERTMIARALDFWNDEVYELRGAELIRIDAPTDASVSVHRQWLLIELRTDWTLGATTYTAGCLLAAHYDEFLAGTAQLNVVFEPDPHTALYQYTWTRDRLLIVTLADVASRVEIATPGDWRREPLSGIPAAAHTVVVTADSHGNELFLDSSGFDRPSRLLRGTDDGQLAEIKSAPTFFDAGNLTVAQHFTDSDDGTPIPYFVVRPANADGPGPTLLSGYGGFEVPRTPAYDGVLGRLWLARGGTYVLANIRGGGEYGPGWHTQAMRADRHKVAEDFAAVATDLVKREITTVAQLGARGGSNGGLLMGIMLTKYPEKFGALVCDVPLLDMKRYHLLLAGASWMAEYGDPDNPEDWEFISEYSPYQNISVERQYPPVLLTTSTRDDRVHPGHARKMTAALEAAGHRVWYYENIEGGHAGAADNEQLAFRSALSYSFLHQMLGGRG; encoded by the coding sequence ATGACATCTGAGGCGCCGGACGACCCGTACTTGTGGCTTGAAGACGTCACCGGCGAGAGCGCACTCGACTGGGTGCGCGCACGCAACGGGCCCGCCATGGCGCAGTTCTGCAGCGGCGAGTTCGAGCGGATGCGGGCCGAGGCGCTCGAGGTGCTCGACACCGACACCCGAATCCCCTACGTGGTGCGCCGCGGCGATTACCTGTACAACTTCTGGCGCGACGCCGCCAACCCGCGCGGGCTGTGGCGGCGCACCACGCTGGACAGCTACCGCGCCGACAAGCCGGAATGGGATGTCCTGATCGATGTCGACGAACTCGGTCGGGTGGACGGCCGGAAATGGGTGTGGGCCGGCGCCGGCGTCATCGAGCCCGACCACACCCTGGCCCTGGTCAGCCTGTCCCCAGGCGGGTCGGATGCGTCCGTCGTGCGTGAATTCGATATGCGCACACGCCAATTCGTCGACGGCGGATTCGAGCTGCCGGAAGCCAAGTCCCAAATCACCTGGCAAGACCCGGATACCGTGCTGGTGGGCACCGACTTCGGCGCCGATTCGCTCACCGAATCCGGCTACCCCCGCGTGGTCAAGCGATGGCGCCGGGGCACCCCGCTGGCCGAGGCGCAGACGGTGTTCGAGGGCGCCCGCGCCGACGTGCGCGTCATGGCGTCGGTGGATCGAACCCCTGGCTTCGAGCGCACCATGATTGCGCGTGCCCTCGACTTCTGGAACGACGAGGTCTACGAGCTGCGCGGCGCGGAGCTGATCCGTATCGATGCGCCCACCGACGCCAGCGTGTCCGTGCACCGCCAGTGGCTACTGATCGAACTGCGCACCGACTGGACGCTCGGCGCCACCACCTATACCGCAGGTTGCCTGCTGGCCGCTCACTACGACGAATTCCTTGCTGGCACGGCGCAATTGAACGTGGTATTCGAGCCGGACCCACATACCGCCCTGTATCAGTACACGTGGACCCGTGACCGGCTGCTGATCGTGACGCTGGCGGACGTGGCCAGCCGCGTCGAAATCGCCACCCCGGGCGACTGGCGCCGCGAACCGTTGTCGGGCATCCCGGCAGCGGCCCACACCGTCGTCGTCACCGCCGACAGCCACGGTAACGAATTGTTCCTCGACTCCAGCGGGTTCGACCGGCCGTCACGACTGCTGCGCGGCACCGACGACGGGCAACTCGCCGAGATCAAATCTGCACCGACGTTCTTCGACGCCGGAAATCTCACGGTGGCACAGCATTTCACCGACTCCGACGACGGGACGCCCATCCCGTATTTTGTCGTGCGACCCGCGAACGCCGACGGACCCGGCCCGACGCTGCTCAGCGGCTACGGCGGATTCGAGGTGCCCAGGACACCCGCATACGATGGCGTGCTGGGCCGGTTGTGGCTGGCCCGCGGCGGCACCTACGTGCTGGCCAACATTCGCGGCGGCGGTGAGTACGGACCCGGCTGGCACACCCAGGCGATGCGCGCGGACCGGCACAAGGTGGCCGAGGACTTCGCCGCCGTCGCAACGGATTTGGTGAAACGCGAGATCACCACCGTCGCGCAGCTCGGCGCCCGGGGTGGCAGCAACGGCGGGCTGCTGATGGGAATCATGCTGACCAAGTACCCGGAGAAATTCGGCGCGCTGGTCTGCGATGTGCCGCTGCTGGACATGAAGCGCTATCACCTGCTGTTGGCCGGAGCCTCCTGGATGGCCGAATACGGCGACCCCGACAATCCCGAAGACTGGGAATTCATCTCCGAATACTCGCCGTACCAGAATATTTCGGTCGAGCGGCAGTATCCGCCGGTGCTGTTGACCACCTCCACGCGTGATGACCGCGTCCACCCGGGCCACGCTCGCAAGATGACGGCAGCGCTGGAAGCCGCCGGCCATCGTGTCTGGTACTACGAGAACATCGAGGGCGGGCACGCCGGCGCGGCCGACAACGAGCAGCTGGCCTTCAGATCGGCGCTGAGTTACTCATTCCTGCACCAGATGCTGGGCGGCCGCGGGTAA
- a CDS encoding putative holin, whose translation MIPLPRARLLTSAMLVGNAVGLLAGVAGTVLVHTPIRPDLVIALVVGIPSVLGLAIILFSGRRWVTTLGAFILALAPGWFGVLAAIQVASGG comes from the coding sequence GTGATTCCCCTTCCACGTGCGCGGCTGCTGACGAGCGCCATGCTGGTTGGTAACGCGGTCGGCTTGTTGGCGGGGGTGGCCGGAACCGTGCTGGTGCATACTCCGATCCGGCCAGATCTGGTCATTGCGCTGGTGGTCGGGATTCCCAGCGTGCTCGGCCTGGCGATCATTCTGTTTTCCGGGCGCCGTTGGGTGACCACGCTGGGCGCTTTCATCCTCGCGCTGGCGCCGGGCTGGTTCGGTGTGCTTGCCGCAATCCAGGTGGCAAGCGGTGGCTGA
- the lpdA gene encoding dihydrolipoyl dehydrogenase, translating to MTHYDVVVLGAGPGGYVAAIRCAQLGLNTAIVESKYWGGVCLNVGCIPSKALLRNAELVHIFTKDAKTFGIGGDATFDYGVAFDRSRKVAEGRVAGVHFLMKKNKITEIHGYGRFTDANTLSVELNEGGTDTVTFDNAIIATGSSTRLVPGTSLSANVVTYEEQILSRELPKSIIIAGAGAIGMEFGYVLKNYGVDVTIVEFLPRALPNEDAEVSKEIEKQFKKLGVKILTGTKCESISDNGSEVVVVVSKDGKSEELKAEKVLQAIGFAPNVDGYGLDKAGVALTDRKAIGIGEYMQTSVSHIYAIGDVTGQLMLAHVAEAMGVVAAETIAGAETLALGDYRMLPRATFCQPQVASFGLTEQQARDEGYDVVVAKFPFTANGKAHGLGDPSGFVKLVADAKHGELLGGHLIGHDVSELLPELTLAQKWDLTATELARNVHTHPTMSEALQECFHGLTGHMINF from the coding sequence GTGACTCACTATGACGTCGTCGTCCTCGGGGCCGGTCCGGGCGGATACGTGGCCGCCATTCGTTGCGCGCAGCTCGGTCTGAACACCGCAATCGTCGAATCCAAGTACTGGGGCGGCGTCTGCCTCAACGTCGGCTGTATCCCGTCCAAGGCGTTGCTGCGCAACGCCGAACTCGTGCACATCTTCACCAAGGACGCCAAGACTTTTGGGATCGGTGGCGACGCCACCTTCGACTACGGCGTCGCCTTCGACCGCAGCCGGAAGGTGGCCGAGGGCCGCGTTGCCGGGGTGCATTTCCTGATGAAGAAGAACAAGATCACCGAGATCCATGGCTACGGCAGGTTCACCGACGCCAACACGCTCTCGGTCGAACTGAACGAGGGCGGAACCGACACGGTGACCTTCGACAACGCCATCATCGCCACCGGCAGCAGTACCCGGCTGGTGCCCGGCACGTCGCTGTCGGCCAACGTGGTGACCTACGAGGAACAAATCCTGTCCCGGGAGTTACCGAAGTCGATCATCATCGCCGGAGCCGGAGCCATCGGCATGGAGTTCGGCTACGTGCTCAAGAACTACGGCGTCGACGTGACCATCGTCGAATTCTTACCGCGGGCACTGCCCAACGAAGACGCCGAGGTGTCCAAGGAGATCGAGAAACAGTTCAAGAAGCTGGGCGTCAAGATTCTCACCGGAACCAAGTGCGAGTCGATCTCCGACAACGGCTCCGAGGTCGTCGTGGTGGTGAGCAAGGACGGCAAATCCGAGGAACTCAAGGCCGAGAAAGTATTGCAGGCCATCGGTTTTGCGCCCAACGTCGACGGCTACGGGCTGGACAAGGCCGGGGTCGCGCTGACCGACCGCAAGGCCATCGGCATCGGCGAATACATGCAGACCAGCGTTTCGCACATCTACGCCATCGGTGATGTCACCGGACAGCTGATGCTGGCCCATGTCGCCGAGGCCATGGGCGTCGTCGCAGCCGAAACCATCGCCGGCGCAGAGACTCTGGCGCTAGGTGACTACCGGATGTTGCCGCGTGCGACGTTCTGCCAGCCTCAGGTCGCCAGCTTCGGGCTCACCGAGCAGCAGGCCCGCGACGAGGGTTACGACGTCGTGGTGGCGAAATTCCCGTTCACCGCCAACGGCAAGGCGCACGGCCTGGGCGACCCCAGCGGTTTCGTCAAGCTGGTGGCCGACGCCAAACACGGCGAGCTGCTGGGTGGGCACCTGATCGGCCACGACGTGTCCGAGCTGTTGCCCGAGCTCACCCTGGCGCAAAAGTGGGATCTGACGGCCACCGAGCTGGCCCGCAACGTCCACACACACCCGACCATGTCGGAGGCGCTGCAGGAATGCTTCCACGGTCTGACCGGGCACATGATCAACTTCTGA